One Paramisgurnus dabryanus chromosome 8, PD_genome_1.1, whole genome shotgun sequence DNA window includes the following coding sequences:
- the rnf168 gene encoding E3 ubiquitin-protein ligase rnf168 has translation MPPVSEVDMGPVKESSDGLTRSDCVCTICLDIFMEPVTLPCTHTFCKPCFLETVDKSNMCCPLCRKRVSTWARLNSRNKTLVNMEFWRRIQNAFPEECERRLQGIEDVDVDMVIPRPRVCQPGEVRREYEDQISKLVEEKRALEEAERRASEEYIQRLLAEEEEPLAEAKRRLEEQQLENDERLARLLSQELNSGPISESSWNIKPVDATPLKKKKTPGGDIEKFLRPVPHKQPNSDSSPDSSIMANKENILNHPKTLLSQSEKNMADQNIPVLDYYGKPSTSNSNSDCLEQTYSSPNNTTSKRKSSEIEVETEEDLLKKRPCCEQPLVESPVLSEMVWYEEALRSRWQQEEEDRRLALRLQKELNRDNSVDRRKGSADSYQLRQKNSMASPSSNPDEESTRRNSATNTRSSTGRREDKEKADKKLSGTSAHQVGTSSGKCTVSSPPATTTVQSTPLKKGTKQTTLTEMFTNMSS, from the exons ATGCCCCCAGTGTCTGAAGTGGACATGGGTCCTGTTAAAGAAAGCTCTGATGGGCTGACACGGTCAGACTGCGTGTGTACCATTTGTCTGGACATATTTATGGAGCCTGTCACCTTACCTTGCACGCATACGTTTTGCAAACCCTGCTTTCTGGAGACCGTGGACAAGTCCAACATGTGCTGTCCTCTTTGTCGGAAACGAGTGTCCACTTGGGCACGACTCAATAGCCGGAACAAGACTTTGGTCAATATGGAGTTTTGGAGACGCATACAGAATGCTTTTCCAGAGGAATGTGAGCGGAGATTACAGGGAATCGAAGATGTTGATGTCGACA TGGTGATTCCAAGGCCTCGGGTGTGTCAGCCAGGAGAAGTGAGAAGAGAGTATGAGGATCAGATCAGTAAG CTGGTGGAAGAGAAGCGAGCTTTGGAAGAGGCCGAGAGGAGAGCCAGTGAGGAGTACATCCAACGCCTCCTAGCCGAAGAGGAGGAGCCACTGGCGGAGGCAAAGAGAAGACTGGAGGAGCAGCAGCTAGAGAACGATGAGAGATTGGCCAGACTGCTCAGTCAAGAGCTG AATTCAGGACCAATCTCTGAATCATCTTGGAACATTAAGCCCGTTGATGCTACGCCattgaagaaaaagaaaacaccaGGAGGTGATATTGAGAA GTTTCTACGCCCAGTGCCTCATAAACAGCCAAACAGTGACAGCAGCCCAGACTCCTCCATTATGGCTAATAAG gaaaacattctgAACCATCCAAAAACCCTCCTGTCCCAATCTGAGAAGAACATGGCTGACCAGAACATACCTGTGCTGGACTACTATGGCAAACCTTCAACCTCAAACTCTAACTCAGACTGCTTAGAACAGACGTACAGCAGTCCAAACAACACTACATCCAAACGAAAGAGTTCAGAGATAGAGGTGGAAACTGAAGAAGATCTACTCAAAAAAAGACCTTGCTGTGAACAGCCACTGGTGGAAAGCCCTGTCCTATCAGAGATGGTATGGTACGAGGAGGCTCTGCGGAGTCGCTGGCAGCAAGAGGAGGAGGATCGACGGCTGGCGTTGCGACTTCAGAAAGAGTTGAACCGTGATAACAGCGTGGACCGCAGAAAGGGTTCGGCCGATAGCTATCAGCTTAGGCAGAAAAACAGCATGGCTTCTCCGAGCTCAAACCCGGATGAGGAAAGTACGAGAAGGAACAgtgcaacaaacacaaggaGCTCCACAGGACGGAGGGAAGACAAGGAGAAAGCTGATAAGAAACTGTCTGGAACAAGCGCTCATCAAGTAGGGACAAGTTCTGGGAAATGTACCGTGTCTTCTCCTCCAGCAACAACAACTGTTCAGTCCACTCCTCTTAAGAAAGGGACCAAGCAGACCACCCTTACTGAAATGTTTACCAACATGAGCAGCTAA